A single genomic interval of Bos javanicus breed banteng chromosome 8, ARS-OSU_banteng_1.0, whole genome shotgun sequence harbors:
- the PRPF4 gene encoding U4/U6 small nuclear ribonucleoprotein Prp4 isoform X8: MLSFVFDRSGLCKLWSVPDCNLLHTLRGHNTNVGAIVFHPKSTVSLDQKDVNLASCAADGSVKLWSLDSDEPVADIEGHTVRVARVTWHPSGRFLGTTCYDRSWRLWDLEAQEEILHQEGHSMGVYDIAFHQDGSLAGTGGLDAFGRVWDLRTGRCIMFLEGHLKEIYGINFSPNGYHIATGSGDNTCKVWDLRQRRCVYTIPAHQNLVTGVKFEPIHGNFLLTGAYDNTAKIWTHPGWSPLKTLAGHEGKVMGLDISSDGQLIATCSYDRTFKLWMAE, encoded by the exons ATGCTTTCCTTTGTATTTGATAGGAGTGGGCTTTGCAAGCTCTGGTCTGTTCCCGATTGCAACCTCCTTCACACTCTTCGAG GCCATAACACAAATGTGGGAGCGATCGTATTCCATCCCAAATCCACAGTCTCCTTGGACCAAAAAGACGTCAATCTGGCCTCTTGTGCTGCTGACGGTTCTGTGAAGCTGTGGAGCCTTGACAG TGATGAGCCGGTGGCAGACATTGAAGGGCACACCGTGCGTGTGGCCCGTGTGACGTGGCATCCTTCGGGGCGCTTCTTGGGTACCACCTG CTATGACCGATCATGGCGCTTATGGGATTTGGAAGCTCAAGAGGAGATCCTGCATCAGGAGGGCCACAGCATGGGTGTGTATGACATTGCCTTCCATCAAGATGGCTCTTTGGCTGGCACTGG GGGACTGGATGCATTTGGTCGAGTTTGGGACCTGCGCACAGGACGTTGTATCATGTTCCTAGAAGGTCACCTGAAGGAAATATATGGAATAAATTTCTCCCCCAATGG CTACCACATTGCAACTGGCAGTGGCGACAACACCTGCAAAGTGTGGGACCTCCGACAGCGACGTTGTGTCTACACCATTCCTGCCCATCAGAACTTAGTGACAGGTGTCAAGTTCGAGC CTATCCATGGGAATTTCTTGCTCACTGGTGCCTATGATAACACAGCCAAGATCTGGACTCACCCAGGCTGGTCCCCTCTGAAGACTCTGGCCGGCCACGAAGGCAAAGTGATGGGCCTAGACATTTCTTCCGATGGGCAGCTCATAGCCACTTGCTCCTATGACAGGACCTTCAAGCTCTGGATGGCTGAATAG